A single window of Bradyrhizobium daqingense DNA harbors:
- a CDS encoding O-antigen ligase family protein: MTALARGTAVQMLGRRLRSPAAWRETVDILAVLTAASLPWSTSLAGIFNALMLLCMVPFLDFRAFLQSLKRPICVAPIALVVLALVGTLWSEASWGARLYAVNPTVKLLVLPILLYHFERSQRGHWVLVAFLVSCALLSVMSWLVAFYPNLALKTDPPERGIFVKNYIDQSQEFTLCAVALAYPIVMLLREKRYWFAGLLTTLALSFFVNMAFVVVSRTALVTVPIMFGVFALLHLKWRSIAIVAAALLAVAVLAWQASPHLRQTAERFKSDYTAYMERGEPTSLGLRLEFWRKSLGFFAEAPIVGHGTGSTRGLFERVATPSGQYQASAEVIGNPHNQTLNVAVQWGVIGITVLYAIWILHLLLFRGDGLADWIGLLVVVQNVFTSLFNSHLFDFHEGWMYVIGVGVAGGMVMQARRTEARTAEDGS; the protein is encoded by the coding sequence GTGACGGCGCTTGCCCGCGGGACGGCCGTTCAGATGCTCGGGCGGCGCCTACGCAGCCCGGCAGCCTGGCGCGAGACGGTGGACATCCTGGCGGTCCTGACCGCGGCTTCGCTGCCATGGTCGACGTCGCTCGCGGGAATCTTCAACGCGCTGATGCTGCTCTGCATGGTGCCGTTTCTCGACTTCCGCGCGTTCCTGCAATCGCTGAAGCGCCCGATCTGTGTTGCGCCGATCGCGCTGGTCGTTCTCGCGCTGGTCGGCACGCTGTGGTCGGAGGCGTCCTGGGGCGCGCGCCTCTACGCGGTCAATCCGACCGTCAAGCTGCTCGTGCTGCCCATCCTGCTCTACCATTTCGAGCGCTCGCAGCGCGGGCATTGGGTGCTCGTCGCCTTCCTGGTGTCCTGCGCACTGTTGTCGGTGATGTCGTGGCTGGTCGCCTTCTATCCCAACCTCGCCCTCAAGACGGATCCGCCGGAACGCGGCATCTTCGTCAAGAACTACATCGACCAGAGCCAAGAATTCACGCTCTGCGCGGTCGCGCTGGCCTATCCGATCGTCATGCTGCTGCGCGAAAAACGGTACTGGTTCGCCGGGCTGCTCACGACGCTTGCGCTCAGCTTCTTCGTCAACATGGCTTTCGTCGTGGTGTCGCGCACGGCGCTCGTCACCGTGCCGATCATGTTCGGTGTGTTCGCGCTGCTTCACCTGAAATGGCGCAGCATTGCCATCGTCGCCGCCGCTCTGCTCGCCGTCGCCGTTCTCGCCTGGCAGGCCTCGCCGCATCTGCGCCAGACCGCCGAGAGGTTCAAGAGCGACTACACCGCCTATATGGAAAGGGGCGAACCGACCTCGCTGGGCCTGCGGCTCGAATTCTGGCGAAAATCGCTCGGCTTCTTCGCGGAGGCGCCGATCGTCGGGCACGGCACGGGCTCGACCCGCGGATTGTTCGAGCGCGTCGCGACGCCCAGCGGGCAATACCAGGCGTCCGCCGAAGTGATCGGCAATCCGCACAACCAGACGCTGAACGTCGCCGTGCAATGGGGCGTCATCGGCATCACCGTCCTGTATGCGATCTGGATTCTGCATCTCTTGTTGTTTCGCGGCGACGGGCTTGCCGACTGGATCGGGCTCCTGGTGGTGGTGCAGAACGTCTTCACCTCGCTGTTCAACTCTCATTTGTTCGACT
- the rfaE1 gene encoding D-glycero-beta-D-manno-heptose-7-phosphate kinase: MPAPILDFDALARAISGRTVLCIGDIMLDEFVYGEVSRISPEAPAPVISAQRSEIHVGGAGNVARNVAALGARCIFVGLVGEDDSGRRLASALAQHAGIDSVLVCDPSRPTTRKVRFVSEHFSTHMLRADWEQALPASDAIETKLIEAILPLIARADIVLLSDYAKGVLTARVIRHTIDAARKLGKPVIVDPKSLNWAIYRGATLLTPNRKEFSEATRSRADTTQSIVDASEDVMRLADCEAILVTLGEDGMTLVPRGGEAVHVPAFPVKVRDVSGAGDTVAAALAVSLAAGADWDTALRMANAAAAVAVGKQGTASVSAAELRRKILPHAYLAAEEKIVLEPDTLDAQLVEWRKQGLRVGFTNGCFDILHPGHVKVLTAARAACDRLIVGLNSDASVRRLKGADRPVQDERARAEVLAALEAVDLVVIFEEDTPIELITRITPGVLVKGGDYTREQVVGHEIVEAAGGTVVLVDILQGFSTTALVHRARGGGK, from the coding sequence ATGCCGGCACCCATTCTCGATTTCGATGCCCTCGCACGAGCCATCTCGGGCCGCACGGTGTTGTGCATCGGCGACATCATGCTCGACGAGTTCGTCTATGGCGAGGTGTCGCGGATCTCGCCGGAGGCACCCGCGCCAGTGATCTCGGCCCAGCGCAGCGAGATCCATGTCGGCGGCGCCGGCAACGTCGCGCGCAACGTCGCCGCCCTCGGCGCGCGCTGCATCTTCGTCGGCCTCGTCGGCGAGGACGATTCCGGCAGGCGGCTCGCTTCCGCGCTGGCGCAGCACGCCGGCATCGACAGCGTTCTGGTATGCGACCCGTCGCGCCCGACCACGCGAAAAGTCCGCTTCGTCTCCGAGCATTTCTCCACGCACATGCTGCGTGCGGATTGGGAGCAGGCGCTGCCGGCCTCCGATGCGATCGAGACGAAGCTGATCGAGGCGATCCTGCCGCTCATCGCGCGCGCCGACATCGTGCTATTGTCCGACTACGCCAAGGGCGTGCTGACCGCGCGCGTGATCCGCCACACCATTGACGCCGCGCGCAAGCTCGGCAAGCCCGTCATCGTCGATCCCAAGAGCCTCAACTGGGCGATCTATCGCGGTGCGACGCTGCTCACGCCGAACCGCAAGGAATTCTCGGAAGCGACGCGCAGCCGTGCCGACACCACACAGAGCATCGTCGATGCCAGCGAGGACGTGATGCGGCTCGCCGATTGCGAGGCGATCCTGGTCACGCTCGGTGAGGACGGCATGACGCTCGTGCCGCGCGGCGGCGAGGCGGTCCATGTTCCGGCTTTTCCGGTGAAGGTACGCGACGTCTCCGGCGCCGGCGACACCGTCGCCGCCGCGCTCGCGGTGTCGCTCGCTGCGGGCGCCGATTGGGACACGGCGCTGCGCATGGCCAATGCCGCTGCCGCGGTCGCCGTCGGCAAGCAGGGCACCGCCAGCGTGAGCGCGGCCGAGCTGCGGCGAAAGATCCTGCCGCATGCCTATCTTGCCGCCGAGGAGAAGATCGTGCTCGAGCCTGATACGCTGGACGCGCAGCTCGTCGAATGGCGAAAGCAGGGTCTGCGGGTCGGCTTCACCAATGGTTGTTTCGACATCCTCCATCCAGGCCACGTCAAGGTGCTGACCGCGGCGCGCGCCGCCTGCGATCGCCTGATCGTGGGGCTCAACAGCGATGCTTCGGTGCGGCGGCTGAAAGGCGCAGATCGGCCGGTCCAGGACGAGCGCGCGCGGGCCGAGGTGCTGGCTGCGTTGGAGGCGGTCGACCTCGTCGTCATCTTCGAGGAGGACACGCCGATCGAGCTGATCACCAGGATCACGCCCGGCGTGCTGGTCAAAGGCGGCGACTACACCCGCGAGCAGGTCGTCGGTCACGAGATAGTCGAGGCCGCGGGCGGAACGGTCGTGTTGGTCGACATCCTCCAGGGCTTCAGCACCACGGCGCTGGTGCATCGCGCGCGGGGAGGGGGCAAGTGA
- the rfaD gene encoding ADP-glyceromanno-heptose 6-epimerase, producing the protein MLLVTGGAGFIGSNVVAALNEAGRSDVVVCDLLGDEGKWRNLAKRQLVDIVPPAELSDWLKGRKLEAMIHLGAISATTATDGDLVIETNFRLSMRLLDWCSANAVPFIYASSAATYGDGADGFDDDASLPALKKLRPMNLYGWSKHLFDLAVAERVARGDQLPPQWAGLKFFNVFGPNEYHKGSMMSVLARRFDDVKAGRVVQLFKSHREGIDHGDQRRDFIYVDDVLRVVMWLLATPSVSGLFNVGTGKARSFRDLMLAAYAALGKEPNIEYIDMPESIRNSYQYFTQSKVDRLHRAGYNGGFTTLEDAVRAYVGDYLDRPDRFR; encoded by the coding sequence ATGTTGCTGGTGACCGGTGGGGCCGGTTTTATCGGGTCGAATGTCGTTGCCGCGCTGAACGAGGCCGGCCGCAGCGACGTCGTCGTGTGCGATCTGCTCGGCGACGAGGGCAAATGGCGGAACCTCGCCAAGCGCCAGCTTGTGGATATCGTGCCCCCGGCCGAGCTGTCTGACTGGCTGAAGGGCCGCAAGTTAGAGGCCATGATCCATCTCGGGGCGATTTCCGCGACCACCGCGACCGACGGTGACCTCGTGATCGAGACCAATTTCCGCCTGTCGATGCGCCTTCTGGACTGGTGCTCGGCGAATGCGGTCCCGTTCATCTATGCTTCCTCGGCAGCGACTTATGGCGATGGCGCGGATGGTTTCGACGATGACGCCTCGCTGCCGGCGCTGAAGAAGCTGCGGCCGATGAATCTCTACGGCTGGAGCAAGCACCTGTTCGACCTCGCCGTCGCCGAACGGGTCGCGCGCGGCGATCAGCTCCCGCCGCAATGGGCCGGACTGAAATTTTTCAACGTGTTCGGGCCCAACGAATATCACAAGGGTTCGATGATGAGCGTGCTGGCGCGCCGCTTCGACGACGTCAAAGCCGGCCGCGTCGTGCAGCTGTTCAAGTCGCACCGCGAAGGCATCGACCACGGCGACCAGCGCCGCGATTTCATCTATGTCGACGATGTCTTGCGCGTCGTCATGTGGCTGCTGGCGACGCCGTCGGTGTCCGGCCTGTTCAACGTCGGGACCGGCAAGGCGCGCAGCTTCCGGGATTTGATGCTGGCAGCCTATGCCGCGCTCGGCAAAGAGCCCAATATCGAATATATCGACATGCCCGAGAGCATCCGCAACAGCTACCAATACTTCACCCAGAGCAAGGTCGATCGCCTCCATCGCGCCGGCTATAACGGCGGCTTCACGACGCTCGAGGATGCGGTGAGAGCCTATGTCGGCGATTATCTCGACCGGCCCGACCGCTTCCGCTGA
- the waaF gene encoding lipopolysaccharide heptosyltransferase II has protein sequence MNHNSQFSEDPDRSDTRPILIIPYMWIGDFVRNHTVVRVLKQRWPNRPVDLLTTSLCAPLVDYMPGVREGIVWDLPRGRLAVGRQLSLAKLLRARNYGTALVLPRTWKAAIAPALAAIPERVGFVGEFRFGLLNRWRWGEKKLPRFIDKNAALAQPVGAPLPPEWPVPQLRVPPEDIVRWRQANGLSAGAAVALAPGSVGVSKRWTSYPEAARLLVERGLEVWVVGGPAEKGLAQEIVAAGGAGVRDLTGTDLRNGVLAMAAAGVAISNDSGLMHIAAALGTPTMGIFGPTSPYLWAPLNGLAATVVQDKEVLSCQPCQSTVCKMNDHRCMRDIAASEVVAIAQRVLGEAGVRAET, from the coding sequence ATGAATCACAATTCGCAATTTAGTGAAGATCCAGACCGGAGCGATACGCGCCCGATCCTGATCATTCCCTACATGTGGATCGGCGATTTCGTCCGGAATCACACCGTTGTGCGTGTGCTGAAACAGCGCTGGCCGAACCGGCCGGTCGATCTGCTGACGACGTCGCTGTGTGCCCCGCTGGTCGATTACATGCCCGGCGTGCGTGAGGGCATCGTCTGGGACCTGCCGCGCGGCCGGCTCGCTGTTGGCCGCCAGCTCAGCTTGGCCAAACTGCTGCGTGCGCGGAACTACGGCACCGCCCTGGTGCTGCCCCGGACCTGGAAGGCGGCCATTGCGCCCGCGCTGGCTGCCATTCCCGAACGGGTCGGCTTCGTCGGCGAGTTCCGGTTCGGCCTGCTCAACCGCTGGCGCTGGGGCGAGAAGAAGCTGCCCCGCTTCATCGACAAGAACGCCGCCCTCGCCCAGCCCGTCGGCGCGCCATTGCCCCCGGAATGGCCGGTGCCGCAGCTCCGCGTGCCCCCTGAGGACATCGTCCGCTGGCGGCAGGCCAACGGACTCAGCGCCGGCGCAGCCGTGGCGCTGGCCCCCGGCTCGGTCGGGGTCTCCAAACGCTGGACCTCCTATCCCGAGGCCGCGCGGTTGCTGGTCGAGCGCGGCCTGGAGGTCTGGGTGGTCGGCGGCCCCGCGGAAAAGGGCCTGGCCCAGGAGATCGTGGCGGCCGGCGGCGCCGGCGTCCGCGATCTCACCGGCACCGATCTGCGCAACGGCGTGCTGGCCATGGCCGCCGCCGGTGTCGCCATCTCCAACGATTCCGGCCTGATGCACATCGCCGCCGCCCTTGGCACCCCCACCATGGGCATCTTCGGCCCGACCAGCCCCTATCTCTGGGCGCCGCTGAACGGCCTTGCCGCAACCGTGGTGCAGGACAAGGAAGTGCTGTCGTGCCAGCCCTGCCAGAGCACGGTCTGCAAGATGAACGACCACCGCTGCATGCGGGACATCGCGGCGAGCGAGGTGGTGGCGATCGCGCAGCGGGTGCTGGGGGAAGCGGGGGTAAGGGCGGAGACGTGA
- a CDS encoding helix-turn-helix domain-containing protein yields the protein MMDVRPLHNDQDYDWALREVSRYFEVEPTPGTPDGDRFEVLSSLIKAYEDNHFAITHGDPVDVLHFAIESMGRSQAELAALIGRNRASEILNRVRPLTLDMIRTISKEWNIPVAVLAAPYELTRAQA from the coding sequence ATGATGGACGTAAGGCCTCTCCACAATGATCAGGATTACGATTGGGCTCTCCGCGAAGTATCCCGCTATTTCGAGGTCGAGCCGACCCCCGGTACGCCAGACGGTGATCGCTTCGAAGTGTTGTCGTCGCTCATCAAGGCGTACGAAGACAATCACTTCGCGATCACCCACGGCGATCCGGTCGACGTCCTCCATTTTGCGATCGAGTCCATGGGACGGTCGCAAGCCGAACTGGCGGCGTTGATCGGACGCAATCGCGCGTCCGAGATCTTGAATCGGGTCCGCCCACTGACGCTGGACATGATCCGGACCATCAGCAAGGAATGGAATATTCCGGTTGCTGTTCTCGCGGCACCATATGAACTGACGCGCGCTCAGGCGTGA
- a CDS encoding type II toxin-antitoxin system HigB family toxin: MATNVIARRALKAFWERFPKAETPLGTWYEIVSKGDGSGPADLKRAFGNNVDFVGDNRVIFDIGGNKYRLVVRFSYKFKTALIKFVGTHEEYDGIDAETV; this comes from the coding sequence ATGGCAACGAACGTAATAGCAAGAAGGGCACTCAAGGCTTTCTGGGAGCGTTTTCCGAAAGCGGAGACTCCCTTGGGCACTTGGTATGAAATCGTTTCCAAGGGCGATGGGAGCGGCCCGGCAGATCTGAAGAGGGCGTTCGGAAACAATGTGGACTTTGTTGGAGACAACAGAGTCATCTTCGATATCGGCGGCAACAAATATCGCCTCGTGGTCCGCTTCTCCTACAAATTCAAAACAGCGCTCATCAAGTTCGTCGGCACACACGAAGAATATGATGGAATAGACGCGGAGACGGTGTGA